Proteins from a genomic interval of Clostridia bacterium:
- a CDS encoding AbrB family transcriptional regulator produces MGKLLITLVVAAVGGLVGVRLRIPAGALLGAMIAVGAYNIASTQVYVPAAVKIVAQILAGAVIGVQINRDTIVGFKDLALPAIILVLGMFFVNLAVGLLIARVSKLDLVTSLFASSPGGITEMTLAAQALGADTPKVALLQSLRLISIISFMPIVLRYFVRVFGR; encoded by the coding sequence TTGGGGAAGTTACTAATCACACTTGTTGTAGCCGCAGTGGGCGGTCTAGTCGGGGTCAGGCTAAGAATTCCAGCGGGAGCCTTGCTAGGTGCAATGATAGCGGTAGGAGCGTACAACATCGCTTCCACCCAGGTTTACGTGCCTGCAGCTGTCAAGATCGTAGCCCAAATCCTTGCAGGAGCCGTAATCGGGGTCCAGATCAACAGAGACACTATAGTCGGCTTCAAGGACCTCGCGCTGCCCGCAATCATCCTGGTTCTTGGCATGTTCTTCGTTAATCTCGCCGTGGGACTACTGATAGCCCGAGTATCGAAGCTAGACCTCGTTACTTCTCTCTTCGCCAGTTCTCCAGGAGGGATAACGGAGATGACCCTGGCCGCGCAGGCCCTCGGTGCAGATACGCCTAAGGTTGCCCTTCTTCAATCGCTTCGGCTGATCAGCATAATATCGTTCATGCCCATCGTGCTTCGCTACTTCGTGCGTGTGTTTGGTAGGTAG
- a CDS encoding Uma2 family endonuclease, with protein MNEPKLLTAQELARMLQLSVETIWRYTRNSTIPFVQLSSRKYRYDPEKVLQHLGKNTNEQPASSVRETGPEYITDKAYTYDDYLQLPEDECHHYEILDGALIKEPAPYVHHQRVSRRLQRLLEDYFTPRDPAGEVFNAPIDVTLSDTNVIQPDLAYIPGDKSGIVEERRINGAPHLVVEILSTWTRSKDRLRKRSIYERMHIPHYWIVDPHDETIEAYALHDDAYVLRSSALDAEDFVHPDFPGFVVDLAALWKQSACNHESTPDPQP; from the coding sequence ATGAATGAGCCGAAGCTGCTAACCGCTCAGGAGCTGGCTAGGATGCTTCAGCTATCGGTGGAGACCATATGGCGCTACACCCGCAACAGCACGATTCCGTTCGTGCAATTGTCCAGCAGAAAGTATCGTTATGATCCAGAGAAGGTCCTGCAGCATCTCGGCAAGAACACCAATGAGCAACCGGCCTCCTCGGTACGGGAAACCGGGCCCGAGTACATTACAGACAAGGCATATACCTATGATGACTACCTCCAGCTGCCAGAAGACGAATGCCATCACTATGAGATCCTAGACGGCGCGCTGATCAAGGAGCCTGCGCCATACGTCCACCATCAGCGGGTATCCAGGCGCCTGCAGCGCCTTCTGGAAGACTACTTCACCCCGCGCGATCCAGCCGGCGAGGTGTTCAATGCGCCGATCGACGTGACCTTGTCCGACACGAATGTAATCCAGCCGGACCTGGCCTACATACCCGGCGATAAGAGCGGAATTGTCGAGGAAAGGCGGATAAACGGCGCCCCGCATCTGGTTGTGGAGATCCTTTCGACCTGGACCCGCTCCAAAGACCGCCTGCGAAAGCGAAGCATATACGAACGCATGCACATACCGCATTACTGGATCGTTGACCCGCATGATGAGACCATCGAGGCGTATGCCTTGCACGACGACGCCTATGTCCTGCGAAGCTCCGCCCTTGACGCCGAAGACTTCGTCCATCCCGATTTCCCCGGCTTCGTAGTCGACCTCGCAGCACTGTGGAAGCAGAGCGCGTGCAACCACGAATCAACTCCTGATCCACAGCCGTGA
- a CDS encoding flavin reductase — MRNNNAGLKENGKPNVCFHSWSSFSGDEGGFFAIMPGLGRDTRTYRSIMRTGEFCVNFLGHEYYDACIKTVQDNADDADEFAVGGFTPEESTDIKAPRIAESFLSLECTLGEGDTTAVAVLSVLRTID; from the coding sequence ATGCGGAACAACAATGCTGGACTGAAGGAAAACGGCAAGCCCAATGTATGTTTCCACTCGTGGAGCTCATTTTCCGGGGACGAAGGCGGCTTCTTTGCAATCATGCCCGGACTCGGACGGGATACCCGTACATACAGGAGCATCATGCGGACCGGGGAGTTCTGTGTGAATTTCCTTGGACACGAGTACTATGATGCCTGCATCAAGACAGTTCAGGACAACGCGGATGATGCGGATGAGTTTGCTGTCGGCGGGTTTACCCCCGAGGAGTCGACGGATATCAAGGCCCCGCGCATCGCGGAGAGTTTTCTGTCGTTGGAGTGCACGCTAGGAGAGGGAGACACGACAGCGGTTGCGGTGCTAAGCGTTCTCAGAACAATCGATTAG
- a CDS encoding aminopeptidase P family protein yields the protein MDRVDRALAKAAGMYDIDGLFLVKHEAVARKNVQYLTGFSGSSAYVIVTPKARVILTDGRYAEQAGKQCPGFEVIQHSPAFAEDVREVAARLGLRRLGFESDAVLFSVIDEVQRSIPHVDLVATMNVVGSERALKEDLEIAAIRRAADITTDGFEHILGFIEPGVTEQEIAMELEYHMRRNGASGLAFDMIVASGARGSMQHGAPSTKIIQTGEFVLMDFGVQADGYLSDMTRTVMVGRASDEQRKVYHSVRQAQQHGLDIIKAGMRGHDVWDEMRKVVADAGFGEYAGRRFGHAFGLEIHESPYLIEGSRDVLAAGNVVTVEPGAYIPGWGGVRIEDMAVVTATGCTVLNGGTKDLVEL from the coding sequence ATGGATCGAGTTGACCGCGCATTGGCCAAAGCCGCTGGCATGTACGACATCGACGGCCTGTTCCTCGTCAAGCATGAGGCGGTTGCCAGGAAGAATGTGCAGTACCTCACGGGTTTTTCGGGATCGTCGGCATACGTGATCGTTACCCCAAAGGCACGAGTCATCCTGACCGATGGCAGATACGCAGAGCAGGCTGGGAAACAGTGCCCTGGGTTCGAGGTGATCCAGCACAGCCCCGCTTTCGCCGAGGATGTGAGAGAGGTTGCAGCGAGGCTTGGGCTCAGGAGACTAGGGTTTGAGTCAGACGCCGTGCTTTTCAGCGTCATAGATGAGGTGCAGCGCAGCATTCCCCATGTTGATCTCGTCGCAACCATGAACGTTGTCGGAAGCGAGCGTGCTCTGAAAGAAGACCTGGAGATAGCGGCGATCAGACGCGCCGCCGACATAACGACTGATGGATTCGAGCATATCCTGGGCTTCATAGAGCCGGGCGTGACGGAGCAGGAAATTGCCATGGAGCTGGAATATCACATGCGACGGAACGGCGCTTCCGGCCTGGCTTTCGATATGATCGTAGCATCCGGCGCGCGTGGATCCATGCAGCATGGCGCGCCATCGACGAAGATCATCCAGACGGGCGAGTTCGTCCTGATGGACTTCGGCGTGCAAGCGGACGGCTATCTGTCGGACATGACAAGGACCGTGATGGTCGGTCGAGCCTCAGACGAGCAGCGAAAGGTGTACCACAGCGTAAGGCAGGCGCAGCAGCATGGTCTGGATATCATCAAAGCAGGGATGCGAGGCCATGACGTCTGGGACGAAATGCGCAAGGTCGTAGCTGATGCGGGTTTCGGGGAGTACGCCGGTCGCCGATTCGGGCACGCCTTCGGCCTTGAGATACATGAGTCGCCGTACCTCATCGAGGGCAGCCGCGATGTGCTCGCAGCGGGCAATGTGGTGACAGTTGAACCCGGCGCCTACATTCCGGGGTGGGGAGGAGTACGGATAGAGGACATGGCAGTCGTAACTGCGACAGGCTGCACAGTGCTGAACGGAGGAACCAAAGACCTGGTTGAGCTATAG
- a CDS encoding molybdenum cofactor synthesis domain-containing protein, which produces MEGIVTAVCTSQTKGVPKQAVGCAKFIEDYGIDGDAHAGPWHRQVSLLAEESIAKMRAKGLDVGPGAFAENITTRGLDLPNLPIGTRLEVGSEVLLEVTQIGKECHAKCAIFQQVGECVMPLEGIFAKVLCGGGVTSGDRICVIPAVNVGVLTVSDKGSRGEREDLSGAVIERIMSSIGVVVERKIVPDEFDIIAEELRRMADKLGVNLILTTGGTGFAPRDVTPEATLSVLDKLAPGIPEAMRAASLAKTPHAMLSRAVAGIRDRTLIVNLPGSPRAVQECLEVLMPALPHAITILGGAGGECAR; this is translated from the coding sequence ATGGAAGGCATAGTCACAGCAGTTTGCACCAGTCAGACAAAGGGAGTGCCCAAGCAAGCCGTGGGCTGCGCGAAGTTCATAGAGGACTACGGCATTGACGGCGACGCCCACGCCGGCCCGTGGCACAGGCAGGTCAGCCTGCTGGCCGAAGAGAGCATCGCCAAGATGCGCGCCAAAGGCCTGGACGTGGGCCCAGGCGCTTTCGCAGAGAACATCACAACGCGCGGGCTCGATCTTCCGAACCTTCCCATCGGAACCCGTCTTGAGGTGGGCTCAGAAGTGCTGCTGGAGGTAACCCAAATCGGCAAGGAGTGCCACGCCAAGTGCGCAATCTTCCAGCAAGTGGGCGAGTGCGTAATGCCCCTGGAGGGCATATTTGCAAAGGTCTTGTGCGGCGGCGGCGTCACGAGCGGCGACCGGATCTGCGTCATACCTGCTGTTAACGTCGGAGTGCTGACTGTGAGCGATAAGGGCTCCCGGGGCGAGAGAGAAGACCTGAGCGGCGCCGTGATAGAGAGGATCATGTCGAGCATAGGAGTTGTAGTTGAGCGGAAGATCGTGCCCGACGAGTTCGACATCATAGCCGAGGAACTGCGCCGCATGGCCGACAAGCTCGGGGTGAATCTGATTCTGACCACCGGCGGCACCGGCTTCGCCCCTCGCGACGTGACCCCTGAGGCGACTCTTTCGGTTCTTGACAAGCTGGCCCCTGGCATTCCCGAGGCCATGAGAGCGGCCAGCCTGGCCAAGACCCCACACGCCATGTTGAGCAGAGCTGTTGCAGGCATACGCGACCGCACCCTCATTGTGAATCTGCCGGGCAGCCCCCGAGCTGTTCAGGAATGCCTGGAAGTGTTGATGCCCGCACTCCCCCACGCCATCACAATACTGGGCGGCGCAGGCGGAGAGTGTGCTAGGTGA
- the moaC gene encoding cyclic pyranopterin monophosphate synthase MoaC: MISNEENGGSAPALTHVDESGKARMVDISGKPETARKAVARCRIMMDPNTLALIQRGEGPKGEVFGVARVAAIMGAKGTSSLIPMCHPIALTGIDVDFATDDEASAVDIQVTVRTQGRTGAEMEALCGAAVAALTVYDMCKAVDKSMTIGPLRLVFKSGGKSGAFCREDGREEEQ; the protein is encoded by the coding sequence ATGATCTCGAACGAAGAAAACGGCGGCTCGGCCCCAGCCCTCACCCACGTCGACGAGTCGGGTAAGGCGCGCATGGTCGACATATCGGGCAAACCTGAAACCGCCCGCAAAGCCGTGGCCAGGTGCAGAATCATGATGGATCCAAACACACTGGCATTGATCCAGCGAGGCGAAGGTCCCAAGGGCGAGGTATTCGGAGTGGCCCGAGTGGCAGCGATCATGGGTGCAAAGGGCACGTCTTCACTGATCCCCATGTGCCATCCAATCGCCCTTACAGGTATAGATGTGGATTTCGCGACCGATGATGAGGCCAGCGCAGTGGATATCCAGGTCACAGTGCGCACACAGGGCCGAACAGGCGCGGAGATGGAAGCCCTATGCGGAGCGGCAGTGGCCGCCCTCACCGTTTACGACATGTGCAAGGCGGTTGACAAGTCAATGACCATAGGCCCACTCAGGCTGGTGTTCAAGTCGGGCGGCAAGAGCGGCGCATTCTGTCGCGAGGACGGCCGTGAGGAGGAGCAGTAA
- the moaA gene encoding GTP 3',8-cyclase MoaA, with protein MGELVDGFGRTITYMRVSVTDKCNLRCVYCMPEEGIKPRTHDEMLSVEEFARVVRIASMLGISRVRITGGEPLARKGVVALVRAVAAVPGIRDVSMTTNATMLEPMADELASAGLARVNISLDSLRVDTYAGLTRRGDLASALAGILAAERAGLRPIKLNAVVLRGINSDEIESLAALTQKHRWDVRFIEFMPFWGNGGLYGQEYVVPINEIRRRVLALGAVRTAGQGDAGPASYLRLRGALGQVGFISRDGDEFCGSCNRIRLTADGMFRPCLLSETTIDVRTALRSGADDDTIADLIRRAVAAKPESGRTRGADGGWKARPLSQIGG; from the coding sequence TTGGGCGAGCTAGTTGACGGGTTCGGGCGCACCATAACTTACATGCGAGTCTCAGTCACCGACAAGTGCAACCTGAGATGCGTGTATTGCATGCCCGAAGAGGGGATCAAGCCCAGGACGCATGATGAGATGCTCAGCGTGGAGGAGTTCGCCCGAGTGGTGCGCATAGCCTCCATGTTGGGCATATCCAGAGTGCGGATCACAGGCGGCGAACCTCTGGCAAGGAAGGGCGTAGTCGCGCTGGTGCGCGCTGTCGCGGCGGTTCCGGGGATACGCGATGTATCAATGACAACCAATGCGACGATGCTTGAGCCGATGGCAGATGAACTGGCCAGCGCAGGGCTTGCCAGGGTCAACATCAGCCTGGATTCGCTCAGGGTCGACACATATGCTGGCCTGACGCGGCGAGGCGACTTGGCGTCGGCTCTTGCCGGCATTCTCGCTGCGGAGCGCGCCGGCCTTCGCCCCATCAAGCTGAACGCGGTGGTGCTCAGGGGCATCAATTCCGACGAGATCGAGAGCCTTGCTGCCCTCACTCAGAAGCACCGATGGGATGTTAGGTTCATAGAATTCATGCCATTCTGGGGAAACGGCGGTCTCTACGGGCAGGAATACGTAGTCCCCATAAACGAAATCAGACGGCGTGTGCTGGCGCTTGGCGCCGTGCGCACAGCGGGGCAGGGCGACGCCGGCCCTGCCAGCTATCTGAGGCTTCGCGGCGCGCTGGGCCAAGTGGGTTTCATCTCACGAGACGGAGACGAATTCTGCGGTTCGTGCAACAGAATCCGTCTCACTGCTGACGGAATGTTCAGACCATGCCTGCTTTCAGAGACAACGATAGATGTGAGAACAGCCCTCCGCAGCGGCGCCGACGACGATACTATAGCTGATCTCATCCGCAGGGCGGTAGCAGCGAAACCTGAGAGCGGCAGGACACGAGGCGCCGACGGCGGCTGGAAGGCCCGCCCTCTCTCGCAGATAGGCGGCTGA
- a CDS encoding molybdopterin biosynthesis protein → MEVSAAKRSVYLSEVPLDEAVRKFFDALEEQGAAAALPGESIAVDIAALGRITAQPVFARISSPHYHACAMDGVAVKSASTFAASERRPVTLSLGENAIMVDTGDPLPFGFDAVIMIEDLVETTDHTVTIIAPAKPWQNVRSVGEDIVATELVLPENHAIRAADVGAMLASGVTHVEVRRRPKVVIIPTGDELVAPGSRLQIGDIVEFNSRIIGGLVSEWGGEPVFNEIVHDEFDEITKAVQQASAHGDIVIVNAGSSAGSEDYTSAVVERLGEVIVHGVAIKPGKPTILGTVDGRPFIGVPGYPVSASLACELFLRPLMARLLARPEQPLPRVNATATRRILSTPGVEEFVRVKVGDVGGKLVVTPLARGAGAIMSLVKADGIVRVPPSAQGIDEGATVQVELLRSLDEIRRTVVAIGSHDLALDILSTFLARAYPGMSLSSAHVGSMGGLMAMRRGEAHIAGTHLIDEETGDYNVPYVKRMLDAENYALVNLVHREQGFIVPGGNPKNITGFGDIARADVVFVNRQRGAGTRVLLDMELGKLGIDPGAVKGYSHEEYTHMGVAASVANGAAYVGLGIHSAASALGLDFIPVSTERYDLLTTREFLESEMMNALLAVVRSDEFKQTVLGLGGYDVSDTGKVVWQGWAS, encoded by the coding sequence ATGGAGGTGAGTGCTGCGAAACGCAGTGTCTATTTGAGTGAAGTGCCGCTTGATGAAGCGGTGCGCAAGTTTTTTGACGCGCTGGAGGAGCAGGGCGCAGCCGCAGCACTCCCGGGAGAGTCAATTGCCGTAGACATCGCAGCCCTGGGGCGCATCACCGCGCAGCCAGTGTTCGCCAGGATTTCGTCGCCTCACTACCACGCATGCGCCATGGACGGAGTGGCCGTAAAGTCGGCCTCAACCTTCGCGGCCAGCGAACGTCGGCCTGTAACGCTGAGCCTGGGCGAGAACGCGATCATGGTAGACACAGGCGATCCTCTCCCCTTCGGATTCGATGCGGTCATCATGATTGAAGACCTGGTGGAAACGACTGACCACACTGTCACTATCATCGCGCCGGCAAAGCCTTGGCAAAACGTGCGCAGTGTGGGAGAGGATATCGTAGCCACTGAACTCGTGCTTCCCGAGAATCACGCAATCCGCGCGGCTGATGTGGGCGCTATGCTTGCCTCTGGAGTGACCCATGTAGAAGTGCGACGGCGCCCGAAAGTCGTGATCATCCCCACCGGAGATGAGCTCGTCGCTCCGGGCTCGAGACTGCAAATCGGCGACATTGTCGAGTTCAATTCCAGGATCATCGGTGGGCTCGTGAGCGAGTGGGGCGGAGAGCCCGTGTTCAATGAGATCGTGCACGACGAATTCGACGAGATCACCAAGGCCGTGCAGCAGGCGTCGGCGCACGGCGATATCGTAATCGTGAACGCCGGTTCATCTGCGGGAAGCGAGGACTACACAAGCGCCGTCGTGGAGAGGCTCGGCGAGGTTATCGTGCATGGCGTGGCGATCAAGCCAGGCAAGCCCACAATACTGGGCACGGTGGATGGCCGGCCCTTCATTGGCGTGCCAGGCTACCCCGTGTCGGCCTCCCTTGCGTGTGAGCTGTTTCTGAGGCCACTCATGGCCAGGCTGCTAGCGCGCCCGGAGCAACCCCTGCCCAGGGTGAACGCCACTGCCACGCGGCGCATACTGTCTACGCCGGGCGTTGAGGAATTCGTCAGGGTCAAGGTGGGCGATGTAGGCGGCAAGTTGGTAGTGACCCCGCTTGCGCGCGGGGCGGGCGCCATAATGTCGCTTGTGAAGGCAGATGGAATCGTGCGAGTGCCTCCTTCGGCCCAGGGCATCGACGAAGGCGCCACGGTGCAGGTGGAGCTGCTGCGCAGCCTAGACGAGATACGGCGCACTGTGGTGGCCATCGGCAGCCATGATCTGGCTCTGGACATCCTGTCGACTTTCCTGGCCCGTGCGTACCCCGGCATGAGCCTTTCGTCGGCACATGTGGGCAGCATGGGCGGGCTCATGGCGATGCGCAGGGGCGAGGCCCACATAGCGGGCACACACCTCATCGACGAGGAGACCGGCGACTACAACGTCCCTTACGTTAAGCGGATGCTTGATGCGGAGAACTATGCCCTGGTGAACCTGGTCCACCGTGAACAGGGCTTCATCGTGCCTGGGGGCAATCCCAAGAACATCACTGGGTTCGGCGACATTGCTCGGGCCGACGTTGTCTTCGTCAACAGGCAGAGAGGCGCCGGCACCAGGGTTCTGCTCGACATGGAGCTTGGCAAACTCGGCATCGACCCCGGTGCGGTGAAGGGCTACTCCCACGAGGAATACACCCACATGGGAGTAGCGGCTTCAGTAGCCAATGGAGCGGCATACGTGGGGCTAGGTATTCACAGCGCGGCTTCTGCCTTAGGGCTCGACTTCATCCCGGTGTCGACTGAGCGATACGATCTGCTTACCACCAGGGAGTTCCTGGAGTCTGAGATGATGAATGCGCTGCTGGCCGTGGTGAGATCCGATGAGTTCAAGCAGACAGTGCTCGGGCTGGGCGGATATGATGTCTCTGATACCGGGAAGGTTGTGTGGCAGGGTTGGGCGAGCTAG
- the glp gene encoding gephyrin-like molybdotransferase Glp yields the protein MVMVTSMSLFLSITPGDEAWRRLCDHLDEGPHATEKVSLLNAAGRVLARDVASPADLPGFARSTMDGCAVRAIDTFGASDALPALLTVAGEVHMGEMPQIELPRHSCIRVATGAMLPGGADAVAMVELTEKLDDTTIAVLRPVAPGENVVASDEDVARGETVLHRGRRLREHDIAALGAIGVSEVEVAVGPRVGIISTGDELVNVADTPAQGQIRDMNSCALYAAASLAGARPEAFGIVRDDYDGLVQAMREHLSSVDMLIVSGGSSIGTRDFARQAIDALGKPGVLVHGVAIKPGKPTIIAVADGVPVFGLPGHPVSCLTIFRLFVEPTIARWMGAEPERRELTARIGANVASAAGREEYVSVKISWRDGQIWADPVFSKSALISGLVRADGVVRIPAATEGVQKGDTVTVLAWR from the coding sequence ATGGTGATGGTGACGTCGATGTCGCTTTTTCTGTCGATCACACCCGGCGATGAGGCATGGCGGAGGCTCTGCGACCATCTGGACGAAGGACCGCATGCCACTGAAAAGGTATCCCTGCTGAACGCAGCAGGCCGAGTTCTGGCGCGCGATGTGGCATCCCCTGCTGATCTGCCGGGGTTTGCCAGGTCGACAATGGACGGATGCGCCGTGCGCGCCATCGATACATTCGGCGCGTCAGATGCATTGCCTGCGCTTCTCACTGTAGCCGGGGAGGTTCACATGGGCGAAATGCCCCAGATCGAGCTGCCCCGGCATTCGTGCATACGCGTGGCTACCGGCGCAATGCTCCCGGGCGGCGCCGATGCAGTGGCAATGGTGGAACTCACTGAGAAGCTAGACGATACCACCATCGCAGTTCTGCGCCCCGTGGCCCCGGGCGAGAACGTGGTTGCCTCGGACGAGGACGTGGCCCGCGGCGAAACCGTTCTCCATCGCGGGCGCCGGCTGCGAGAGCACGACATCGCAGCACTGGGCGCCATTGGGGTTTCGGAAGTCGAGGTCGCGGTGGGCCCAAGGGTGGGCATCATATCCACAGGCGATGAACTGGTGAACGTGGCCGACACGCCCGCACAGGGCCAGATTCGCGACATGAACTCCTGCGCCCTCTACGCCGCCGCCAGTTTAGCAGGAGCGCGCCCCGAAGCCTTCGGCATCGTCCGTGATGACTACGACGGTCTCGTGCAGGCAATGCGCGAACACCTGTCCTCTGTTGACATGCTTATCGTGTCGGGAGGCAGCTCCATAGGAACTCGGGATTTCGCCCGCCAGGCCATTGATGCCCTGGGCAAACCGGGCGTTCTGGTGCACGGTGTTGCCATAAAGCCGGGCAAGCCCACGATCATAGCTGTGGCCGACGGCGTGCCCGTGTTCGGCCTGCCGGGCCACCCCGTATCGTGCCTCACCATCTTCAGGCTCTTCGTTGAGCCTACCATTGCCAGGTGGATGGGAGCCGAGCCTGAGAGGCGCGAATTGACCGCGCGCATAGGAGCCAATGTAGCCAGCGCCGCAGGCAGAGAGGAATACGTGTCGGTGAAGATATCATGGCGCGACGGGCAGATATGGGCCGATCCGGTATTCAGCAAGTCTGCGCTCATATCAGGTCTGGTCAGAGCGGACGGCGTGGTGAGAATACCTGCGGCAACAGAAGGGGTCCAGAAGGGTGACACCGTCACCGTGCTGGCATGGAGGTGA
- a CDS encoding ATP-binding cassette domain-containing protein — protein MISLKDVELRRGGRLVLDVADLTIRRGESVAVIGPNGAGKSTLLQVMACLLPIDSGELTVIGEHIRRGADLIGVRRRTAMVLQRACLLNTSVYENVALGMRIRKMPEVEIRERVASALAMFRVGHLARRPARALSGGESQRVSLARAFALEPEILFLDEPFNALDLGTRTALLREVGEAVRATGAAAVFVTHDVTEIPFLGDRTIVMDEGRIVADGSIRDVLADETRNALSDLLRSARWLSGKYGDGDGDVDVAFSVDHTRR, from the coding sequence ATGATCAGCCTTAAAGACGTAGAGCTTCGACGCGGCGGACGGCTTGTGCTCGATGTTGCCGACCTCACGATAAGGCGAGGCGAATCCGTCGCCGTCATAGGCCCCAACGGCGCCGGCAAGAGCACGTTGCTCCAGGTCATGGCCTGTTTGCTCCCAATTGATTCGGGTGAACTCACAGTTATCGGCGAGCATATCAGGCGTGGCGCCGACCTTATCGGTGTGAGACGCCGCACAGCGATGGTGCTCCAGAGGGCATGCCTGCTCAACACCTCGGTGTACGAAAACGTGGCATTGGGCATGAGGATCCGAAAGATGCCCGAGGTCGAGATCCGCGAGCGTGTGGCCAGCGCCCTGGCGATGTTCCGCGTGGGGCATCTGGCCAGGCGACCCGCCCGGGCGCTTTCAGGCGGCGAGAGCCAGAGGGTCAGCCTGGCCAGAGCATTTGCGCTTGAGCCGGAGATACTGTTCCTGGACGAGCCCTTCAACGCGCTGGATTTGGGAACCAGAACAGCGCTTCTGCGCGAGGTTGGCGAAGCGGTGCGCGCTACCGGCGCTGCTGCCGTTTTCGTGACTCACGACGTAACAGAGATCCCATTCCTCGGCGATAGGACGATTGTCATGGACGAAGGACGCATCGTGGCAGACGGCAGCATCCGCGACGTGCTCGCAGATGAGACGCGCAACGCGCTCTCGGATTTGTTGCGCTCCGCCAGATGGCTTTCTGGCAAGTACGGTGATGGTGATGGTGACGTCGATGTCGCTTTTTCTGTCGATCACACCCGGCGATGA
- a CDS encoding ABC transporter permease, translated as MDLIAEGVAKAFWLLLKGDRDVSQIALLTLKVSGLATLISLATGVPLGTALALGRFRGRNAVASVVNAGMGLPPVVVGLWVSIMLWRYGPLGSLRLLYTPAAMVIAQTLIALPIITGLTMSGIGQLDPGIRIQILSLGATRWQLVWLLVREARLAILAAVMAGFGRVIAEVGASMMVGGNVVGQTRVLTTATSMEVGRGNFGTAIALSLILMGIMLAITSWLTHLQQKGRPTTQ; from the coding sequence TTGGACCTCATTGCCGAAGGTGTAGCAAAAGCCTTCTGGCTACTGCTGAAGGGCGATCGCGATGTTTCTCAGATCGCCCTTCTCACCCTTAAGGTGTCAGGCCTGGCCACCCTGATCAGCCTGGCAACAGGCGTTCCGCTAGGTACAGCCCTTGCCCTAGGGCGGTTTCGCGGCCGTAACGCAGTAGCCAGCGTAGTTAACGCCGGCATGGGCCTGCCCCCGGTGGTTGTGGGGCTCTGGGTCAGCATCATGCTCTGGAGATACGGGCCCCTCGGCTCGCTGCGCCTTCTGTACACCCCTGCAGCCATGGTGATCGCCCAGACACTCATAGCCCTACCCATTATCACCGGTCTCACTATGTCGGGCATAGGGCAGCTCGACCCGGGCATTCGTATTCAAATCCTGTCGCTTGGCGCTACACGCTGGCAACTCGTATGGTTGCTCGTGCGCGAAGCAAGGCTTGCGATCTTGGCGGCGGTAATGGCAGGGTTTGGCCGAGTGATAGCTGAAGTCGGGGCCTCGATGATGGTAGGCGGAAACGTTGTGGGGCAAACCCGCGTGCTCACAACGGCAACGTCTATGGAAGTCGGGAGAGGCAACTTTGGCACAGCGATCGCGCTGTCGCTGATACTGATGGGCATCATGCTTGCCATAACGTCCTGGCTTACGCACCTACAGCAGAAAGGTCGACCGACGACACAATGA